From the bacterium genome, the window CAATATATCGTTCCTACGGAACTGATTGATTTGTCTATCTATTCCTACCGATATTATGTTCCTAACGGAACGATTATTCTCATGCCTTATTTATGGGTATTATCCTATGTAAACTTCCAGTTAATAATCGCTATATGTATTTCAATAGCTGCACCAATAATCTTTTCTGATATCTGATTTATTTCTATGTCTTCTGTGTTCCTCTGCGTCTCTGCGGTAAATTACCACCTGAACGGTTACAAATTCAGGGAGTGAAGTTTTGAGGATGGTTTCCCAAATGTCACTAATTCCCTGCATAAATAGAGTCTATAGTCTTGTGTCTGATGTCCAGTGTCTGAATTACAGTTGACATAAATGATATTCTTTGCTATACTTTCACCAGGATGTTTAATAAAAAGGATATATCAATCCTATTAATTTTAATTGGCGTAACACTACTCTTTTTTGCCAGAGTATTAGTAACGGATTTTACCTTTGGATATGGTGATATTCATCGGTATTTTTATCCAATTCGCTATTTTAGTGCCTCTGCCATAAAGGAAGGTATCATCCCTTTCTGGAATCCTTATTTATTTGCTGGCATTCCAAATTTAGCCGCTTTACAACCAGCAGTATTTTATCCTATGTCTATCTTAACCTACATCTTTCCTTTCTTCTTTGGAATTAAACTATTTATCATTTCCCATTTTACATTAGCCTCAATTTTTACCTATCTATTGATGCGTAATTTCAATATCAGTAGAACTGGGTCTTTAATCTCAAGCGTTACCTACGGGTTTGGTGGATTTGTTTTATCCGTAGTTGATATGCTTACCACTCTAAGTGCCGCTACCTGGACGCCACTTATCCTTTTATTCTATACTAAAGCATTAACAAACAAACATAACATTTATCTTATGTTAACCGGGTTATTTTTAGCCGTCCAATTTTTAGCCGGCGAACCAACGCAATTGTATGGAAGTTTAATTATGTTAGTCCTATTCTGGTTATTTCAACCACAACCTTTAAAAAAATGGATATTTCAAGGGATTACTCCATGGGTAATTTGTATCGGATTAGTCCTTTTCCAGATATTGCCTTTTTTAGAGATGGGTTTATTTTCAACCCGCACCGGCGGAGTTAAGTTCACCCATGCCACAAGTCTATCATTAGGACCGCATGAATTATTAAATTTAGTCTTACCTTATTTTACAGGTAATTTTATTGACGAGAGTCATTTCTGGTTTGGTCAATCCTGGCTTGAGAGCATCTATATGGGCATTTTGCCTTTATTATTTGTGTTTACGGCAGTGCTTTTTATAAGAAAAAACCACCTCGTTATCTTCTTTACCTCAATTATCCTTATTTTTCTTATCCTTTCTTTAGGTCGGCTTCTTCCAATCTATGAGTTACTTTATAAATATTTACCTGGTTTTAGTATGATTAGATACCCGGTTAAATTTTTCTCTTTTGCCGCATTTGGATGTAGTATCTTAGCGGGTTTTGGATATGACTACTTTCGGGGTCAAACCTTGAAAATAGAATTTAAAAATAAATTCTATTTTCAAGGTCTAACCCCATTAATCCTATTTCCCTTTTTAAAAAAGATTTATTTTCCAGATGCAACTGACCTTCAGATAGATACATGGGCAAATAGCATTTTTTTAAATTTTATTATCGTCTGCTTAATTATTATCTCCTGTATTTTGCTTATCTCTTTGTTATTTAAAAACAAAATTCCAATATCCGCATTTAATTTTGGGATAGTTAGTTTTGTTATCCTCGACTTATTTCTGTTTGGGAGCAGAATTAATCCCTTTGTTCCTCAAAAGATTTATGGATATAAATCAGAGGGTTTAAGATTTATCTTGCAAGATAGGGATTTTTATCGTATCTTATTAGAGCCGAAAAGTGAAAAGTATTTCCATATCATTCGTGGAGCGACATTGGAAGAGGCACTGATAAATGTCCAGCAATCTTTAGTCCCAAATTCAGGGCTTTTCTACAAAATTTTTGATGCCGAAGGCTATGAATCTTTAACCCTGAATGATTACAACCATGTTTTAGAATTGATTAAAAAAGAAGGAAGGTTAAATTTATTAGACTTATTGAATGTTAAATATCTTATCTCTAAGTTTGAATTAAAAATGCCGCACTTAAAACTTGTGTATGAAGATGCCGCAATTAAAATATACCAGAATATGACCTGTCTGCCAAGGGCATTTTTTGTCTCAAAGATACGAGTAATCGAAAATAGGGCTAAAATTTTAGAGGTAATGAACAGATTGAATTTTAATCCAATGAGAGAGGTAATTATAGAAGAAGGAATCCAACATAAATCCAAAATTTTGCCTTGCAACAATCTTCGAATTCAAAATCCAAAATCCAAAATAAAAATTATAGATTACCAACCTAACAAAATTATCCTTGAAGCGTCTTCTAAGGGAAATTGTCTTTTATTTTTAAGCGATACCTATTATCCTGGCTGGCAGGCTTACATAGATGGTAAGTTAACAAAGATTTATCGGGCAAACTATGCCTTTCGGGCAATTAGTTTCCCGGCAGGTAATCATAAAGTAGAATTTATCTATTTTCCATTTAGTTTTTTAGTGGGGATAATTGGAAGCATTGTCAGTGGATTTATATCAGCAACTCTACTTATGACAACCTTCGTGGTCAAACCTTCAAAATAGAATTTATTTTTAAATTCTATTTTCAAGGTTTGCCATTAATCCGTTCAACCTTTAATTAAAATAAAGATTATTCCTGTGATTACAGAAATAACCAATGGAGCGAATAATCCCATTGTCCAGTAGAAATGGCTGTCAACTTTCTTAGTTAAATTATCTATCCTGGCATTTAAACGCTGGTCTAACCCATCTATTCGCTTATCTAACCCATCTATCCTGGCACTTAGACGCTGGTCTAACCCCTCTATCCGCTTATCTAACCCATCTATCCTGGCATTTACACTCTTATCTAACCCATCTATCCGCTTATCCGTCTCATCAAACCGCATTATGACATATTCTTTCAATTCATCTATCCGCTTATTTGTCTCATCTATTCTGGTATGTAAACCATCTATCCTAGCATCTAATCGTTGTGTATTTATTGCTATTATGGTTTCTAATTGCTGTGTATTTCGCCTTATCTCAGACCGCATTGCTTCTATTTCTGTAACAAAGCGTTTTTCTCGCTCATCTAAATAGCGGTCATAGTAAGGTGGGATTATCTCTTCTGATTTTATTGCATGGGCTGGCATAGCCATTATTATCTCCTCTGGTATTTGGTAACCAATTTTTGTAACCGTTCAGGGATATAGCCACAGAGTCACAGAGAGAATATATAACCCCGAATGAATACGAATAATAAAAAACAGGAAAGCGAACCTAAAGGTTCCCCCTACACTTATCGAATGTCACAGGTTAATTTGTGTCTATTTGTGGCTAATTTTCCTAATTCTCTGCGAACTCTGTGCCTCTGTGGCTGAACGTTTACCAATTTTTTAATTTTCTAAGGTGATATTATTATATTATACAATCAATAATTTGTCAAGAAAAAGTTACCACGAATTAAAC encodes:
- a CDS encoding YfhO family protein, whose protein sequence is MFNKKDISILLILIGVTLLFFARVLVTDFTFGYGDIHRYFYPIRYFSASAIKEGIIPFWNPYLFAGIPNLAALQPAVFYPMSILTYIFPFFFGIKLFIISHFTLASIFTYLLMRNFNISRTGSLISSVTYGFGGFVLSVVDMLTTLSAATWTPLILLFYTKALTNKHNIYLMLTGLFLAVQFLAGEPTQLYGSLIMLVLFWLFQPQPLKKWIFQGITPWVICIGLVLFQILPFLEMGLFSTRTGGVKFTHATSLSLGPHELLNLVLPYFTGNFIDESHFWFGQSWLESIYMGILPLLFVFTAVLFIRKNHLVIFFTSIILIFLILSLGRLLPIYELLYKYLPGFSMIRYPVKFFSFAAFGCSILAGFGYDYFRGQTLKIEFKNKFYFQGLTPLILFPFLKKIYFPDATDLQIDTWANSIFLNFIIVCLIIISCILLISLLFKNKIPISAFNFGIVSFVILDLFLFGSRINPFVPQKIYGYKSEGLRFILQDRDFYRILLEPKSEKYFHIIRGATLEEALINVQQSLVPNSGLFYKIFDAEGYESLTLNDYNHVLELIKKEGRLNLLDLLNVKYLISKFELKMPHLKLVYEDAAIKIYQNMTCLPRAFFVSKIRVIENRAKILEVMNRLNFNPMREVIIEEGIQHKSKILPCNNLRIQNPKSKIKIIDYQPNKIILEASSKGNCLLFLSDTYYPGWQAYIDGKLTKIYRANYAFRAISFPAGNHKVEFIYFPFSFLVGIIGSIVSGFISATLLMTTFVVKPSK